The segment AGCACGGAGCCGTCGAGTCGCTCGGCCATCATGACCGTCTCGACGGAGTCGGCGATCACCTCGCGGCTCACCAGCGAGAAGTGCATGCCCTCGTGACCCATGCTGATGCCGTCGGAGACGCTGATGGTGCCGAACTCGAGCGGGTACCCGCCCGCGGCGTGCACGCCGGTCTTCACGGACTTGGCGAGCCGGTCGAGCGAGAGGTTGCAGGGCGTGATCTCGTTCCAGCTCGACGCGACGCCGATCTGCGGCTTCACCCAGTCGTCGTCGCCCATGCCGACGGCACGCAGCATGCCGCGCGCGGCGGTCTTCTCCAAGCCGTCGGTGACGTCGCGGCTGCGGGGCTTGATGTCGACGCCGGGCTCCGGCGTCGGGGCAGGACGGCTCTCGGGGGTCTCGCTGGGCATGGGCTGATCCTACGACCGGGGTCTGCGACCCCGTCCCCGGCTGCCACCGACACCCGGTCAGGAGGTCGCGGCGTCGGCGCGGGCGAGCAGTCGGACGGCCAGGGCGCGTAGGCGGTCCTCGTCGTCGCGACGCGCGACCTGCAGGCGAGCGCTCATGGCCTGGGGCGAGATGCCGAGATGCTCGGCGGCTGCTCGCTGCGTGGCGTGGCGCCGCACCTCGTCGACCGCCTCCTGGCCGTCCGGCGACCGGTCCACGACGAGCCGGCCCAGCACCTGCAGGACGGTCTCGGCGTCGAGGGCGTCCTGGGCGTCGCGACCCTCACCCGCCTCCAGCGCCACGCCCGCGGTGCACCGTGCCGCTCGCTCGACCGCGATCCGAGCCGCGAAGAGCGCTGGACCCCGAGCGGCGCGGACCGAGGGCGGTGTCGGCGAGTCGACGTCCCCGACCCCCACCCCGATCCACCAGCGGCCGGTGCGGGCCACCTGGGTGACCACCTCGACCGCGACGTCCGGCACCGAGACGAGGCCCTGGACCTCGTCGCCCACGGTGCGCTCGAACGCGCGGACGGTCTCGGCGCCGGCGAGGAGGTCGAGGAGCCCCGGCACCCCGTCGTCGGACAGCCGGCTCCCCCGCTGGTCGATGGTGAGGGCGTACATGGATGCAGTCTATCAACCCATGAGCCTTGATTCATGTGAATCAAGCCCTGAGGCTTGATTATGCGGCGGGGTGTCGCCACCCCGTGGCACGATGGCGCGAGGAGATGCCATGACCGATGCGACCGACGACGTCAGCCGACGCCCGACCACCGGCGACGCGCCTTCGCCTGCGCCCGAGCCCGCCGACGTCACCGCGCCCGACCACGACAGAGCGGTCGGGGCCGGGCCGCTCGCGGTCGAGCTCAGCATCCTCGCCGAGGCCCGCAACGAGGTGGGCGCCGCCGACCACAAGGCGTCCATGGTGCTGGCCGTCCTCGGCATCGGCTTCGGTGCGCTGCTCGCGGGCCTGCTGGCCCGGGACTGGAGCCCGGCGGAGCTCGAGCCGTTCGGACGCGTCGTCTGGACCGTGGGCGCACTGCTCGCGGGCGGGTCCGTCGGTGCTGCCGCGTGCGCGGTCTGGCCTCGCTTCACCGTTCCCCCGCCGTCGGCGCACGTGTACTACTGGGGGCACGTGGCGGCCTTCGCCTCCCGTGACGACCTGGACGAGACCCTCGACGCCCACCCGCCGACGCTGCCCGCCCGCACCCGGCACCAGCTCTACGAGCTGTCGCGGATCGTGGCGCGCAAGTACCACTGGGTGAGGGTGGCGATGCGCCTCGCGGGCGCCTCGGTGCCGTTCTTCCTGCTCGCCGCCCTCACCGGCTACTGAGGGTCGGGGCCGGCCACCGCGCCCTGGAGCAGCAGCGCGTGGGCGTGCAGCACGGCGTAGGCGCCGCTGCGACGCAGGTTCTGCGAGACCGCGGAGGGGCTGATGCCCTCGCGCTCGGCCAGCTCGGCCTGGGTGCGCCCGTCGAGCACACCGCGCAGGAGGCGACGGGAGCGGACCGGCATGCCCGTCACGATCTCGTCGCGCAGCAGCAGGAACGCGTCGACGTACGCCTGGTCGGGGCGGTCCGGGTCGGCGGGTGCGTCCGGCGCGACGACGAACCAGGTGCGCAGCGTCCGGTCCCGCGCGATCTCGCGGGCCTTCGCCTCGTCGATGGCGTCGCGTGCCGCCCACCATCCGGGGCCGTCCTGGAGCAGCCCCACCACACCCGTTCCCAGGTGCTGCACGGCCCCCACCCCGATCCCGGCCCGCGCATCGAGCGCCTCGGGCAGCTCCAGACGGAGCAGCAGGGTGGCCCGCAAGGCCTCCTCGACCGTGCGGTACCGGGCCTGGGCCTCATCACCCAGTGTCGGCTCGAGGGGTTGCTCGGCAGGTACCGCGTCGTTGACCGCCGCCAGGGCCTGCGTGAACACCCGGTGCACCCAGGCGCGATCACCGTGGCGACGCGACCCGACGAGGTCCACGATCACCGTCACCCGCGTGTGAACCTCGACCATGGAGATAAGCATATGCGTTCAGGTAAGACAAAACCTGGACCTGGCAGGATGGGGT is part of the Aeromicrobium sp. Leaf245 genome and harbors:
- a CDS encoding Pycsar system effector family protein, whose product is MTDATDDVSRRPTTGDAPSPAPEPADVTAPDHDRAVGAGPLAVELSILAEARNEVGAADHKASMVLAVLGIGFGALLAGLLARDWSPAELEPFGRVVWTVGALLAGGSVGAAACAVWPRFTVPPPSAHVYYWGHVAAFASRDDLDETLDAHPPTLPARTRHQLYELSRIVARKYHWVRVAMRLAGASVPFFLLAALTGY
- a CDS encoding transcriptional regulator; its protein translation is MVEVHTRVTVIVDLVGSRRHGDRAWVHRVFTQALAAVNDAVPAEQPLEPTLGDEAQARYRTVEEALRATLLLRLELPEALDARAGIGVGAVQHLGTGVVGLLQDGPGWWAARDAIDEAKAREIARDRTLRTWFVVAPDAPADPDRPDQAYVDAFLLLRDEIVTGMPVRSRRLLRGVLDGRTQAELAEREGISPSAVSQNLRRSGAYAVLHAHALLLQGAVAGPDPQ